CGCGCATCAGCGGCGTGTGCGAGGGCACGCTGACCGCCAGCTTCACCGTCTTGCGCACGCCGCGCTCGGCCAGCAGCGCCAGCGCGCGCTCGACCGCGGCCGCGTCGCCGCCGATCACCACCTGGCCGGGCGAGTTGTAGTTCGCCGGGACCACCACCTGGCTGCCGGCGGCCTGCGCGCAGACCTCCTCGACCAGCGCGTCCTCGGCGCCGATCACCGCGGCCATCGCGCCGACCCCGGCCGGGGCCGCGTCCTGCATCAGCTGGCCGCGCAGGCGCACCAGGTGCGCGCCGTCGTGCAGCGACAGCGCGCCGGCCGCGACCAGCGCGCTGTACTCGCCCAGGCTGTGCCCGGCCAGCTGCGCCGGACGCGCGCCGCCCTGGGCCAGCCACAGCCGCCACAGCGCCACGCTGGCCGCCAGCAGCGCCGGCTGGGTGTATTCGGTGCGGTTGAGCATTTCCTCGGGGCCGCCCTGGCTCAGCGCCCACAGGTCCACGCCGGCGCCGTCGGAGGCTTCGACGAAGCTGTCGCGCAGCTGCGGATGCAGTTCGGACAGTTCGGCCAGCATGCCCAGCGATTGCGAACCCTGGCCGGGGAAAACGAAGGCTAGTGTGGAATCGGTCACGCGGATCCGCCCTGCAAAAATCGAGCGGCGATGATACGGGCGAAACCGGCCGTACGTCTGTACCCGGGCGTATGTGCGTGTTCCGCCCGCCGCTGCGGCCGCGTCCGCCGCGGATCCCGGCCGCCGGTGCCGAACCGGCCGAGCGGCCGCGCTGCGGCATGCCGCTCGACGCAACGCACAGGCGCGCGGGCCGCGCCCCGAGGCGCCCGACCCGCCGCCGTTGGGCGCTCAATCGCGGTCGGGCGCGCCGAGCGGAAAGAACGCCCGATACGGCCGCGCCTCGTCCACCGCGCGGGCGAACGACGGCCGCGCCAGCAGCCGCTGGCGGTAGGCGAGGACGTTCGCGAACGCCGCGTCGATGGGATGCGTCCAGTCCGCATAGAACAGGAACGGCGCCGCGGCGCAATCGGCCAGGCTGAAAGCGTCGCCCGCCGCCCAGCGGCGGCCGGCCATCGCCGTCTCCAGCCAGGCATAGGCGGTGTCGAGCATGGCGCGGGCGTCGGCCACCCCGCGCGGGTCGCGCTCGCCTTCGGCCCGCAGGCGGTCGAAGACGATCTTCTGCTGCGGCGTGGAGACGTAGTTGTCGAAGAAGCGGTCCATGAAACGGACCTCCAGCGCCGCGCGCGGATCGGACGGCAGCAGGCGCGCGGGCCCCGGATGGTGCACGGCCAGATGCTCGATGATGATCGTCGACTCGGCGACCGTGCGGTCGCCGTCCACCAGCAGCGGGAAGCGGCCGAAGGGCCAGCGCGCGGCCAGTTCGGCCATCGGCTGCGGGTCGTCGGGGGACAGCAGCCGGTACTGGAACGGCGTGCCGTTCTCGTACAGCGCGACCAGGACCTTCTGGCAGTAGGACGAGAACGGATGGGCGTAGAGCTGCAAGGGCATCGTCGGTCACCTCGGACAGGACAGGAGCGCAGGCGCATAAGCCTGCTTGTCCTACGACGCGCGTCGGCGACGCAAATC
The Xanthomonas sp. AM6 DNA segment above includes these coding regions:
- the fabD gene encoding ACP S-malonyltransferase, with product MTDSTLAFVFPGQGSQSLGMLAELSELHPQLRDSFVEASDGAGVDLWALSQGGPEEMLNRTEYTQPALLAASVALWRLWLAQGGARPAQLAGHSLGEYSALVAAGALSLHDGAHLVRLRGQLMQDAAPAGVGAMAAVIGAEDALVEEVCAQAAGSQVVVPANYNSPGQVVIGGDAAAVERALALLAERGVRKTVKLAVSVPSHTPLMREAANRLAEAMRGLAWHAPQLPVVQNVDARVHDGVDAIRQALVEQLYLPVRWTGCVQALAARGATRVAECGPGKVLTGLVKRIDKSLDGRALATPADFATALETWAA
- a CDS encoding glutathione S-transferase family protein is translated as MPLQLYAHPFSSYCQKVLVALYENGTPFQYRLLSPDDPQPMAELAARWPFGRFPLLVDGDRTVAESTIIIEHLAVHHPGPARLLPSDPRAALEVRFMDRFFDNYVSTPQQKIVFDRLRAEGERDPRGVADARAMLDTAYAWLETAMAGRRWAAGDAFSLADCAAAPFLFYADWTHPIDAAFANVLAYRQRLLARPSFARAVDEARPYRAFFPLGAPDRD